A section of the Virgibacillus sp. NKC19-3 genome encodes:
- a CDS encoding S66 peptidase family protein: protein MFPHIFNYGISVLQEEFNLNVKEMSTVRAAPERLYNNPKQRAEDLNQAFADPNIKGIFCSIGGDDAIRILPYLDKELILRNPKVVIGSSDNTTFLAYLNQLGLVTFYGPTVMAGISQIRNLDPLYKRHVVDLLFQPHHKYEYSPFDYWSQGYPDWSNTDNIGKINEKNQNTEGWKWLQGDGIKSGRLFGGNIEVFEMMKGTTYFPEDEFFDDKVLFLENGEGTTTVNQIKRMLRNYGVQRIFERIRGLIFGRARDYSPQERDQLDNVITSVIQQEFNQYDLPIISNFDFGHTDPMSILPLGVPVEVNCEEKRIMLMEPSVL from the coding sequence TTGTTTCCACATATTTTCAATTATGGAATAAGTGTTTTGCAGGAAGAATTTAATTTGAACGTTAAAGAAATGAGTACTGTACGCGCGGCTCCGGAACGGCTTTATAATAATCCAAAACAAAGGGCAGAAGATCTCAATCAAGCTTTTGCAGATCCAAACATCAAAGGTATCTTTTGTTCAATCGGTGGGGATGATGCCATAAGAATACTTCCTTATTTAGACAAGGAACTTATACTTAGAAATCCCAAAGTTGTTATTGGTTCATCGGATAATACAACATTTCTAGCATATTTAAATCAATTAGGATTAGTTACCTTTTATGGACCTACTGTTATGGCAGGAATTTCTCAAATTAGAAACTTGGATCCTCTTTATAAAAGACACGTTGTAGATTTGTTGTTTCAGCCACATCATAAGTATGAATACTCTCCTTTCGATTATTGGTCGCAAGGTTACCCGGACTGGTCTAATACAGATAATATAGGAAAAATCAATGAAAAAAACCAAAATACCGAGGGATGGAAATGGTTACAAGGTGACGGTATAAAAAGCGGAAGATTGTTCGGAGGTAATATTGAAGTTTTTGAAATGATGAAAGGTACAACATATTTTCCTGAAGATGAATTCTTTGATGATAAGGTTCTTTTTTTAGAGAATGGCGAAGGAACAACTACAGTTAATCAAATAAAACGGATGCTAAGAAATTATGGTGTTCAAAGAATTTTTGAACGTATACGAGGACTTATTTTCGGCAGGGCTAGAGATTACTCACCTCAAGAAAGGGATCAATTAGATAATGTAATAACAAGTGTTATTCAACAGGAATTTAATCAATATGATCTACCTATAATTAGTAATTTTGATTTCGGACATACAGATCCAATGTCAATTCTTCCATTAGGGGTTCCAGTTGAAGTAAATTGTGAGGAAAAGCGAATAATGCTTATGGAACCCAGTGTGTTGTAG
- a CDS encoding YuzD family protein, with protein MGKTKVVITIYGAEQICASCVGAPGSKDTYEWLQAAIGRKYDDDVIEYEYVDIDHPPNEEKHQQFVARIVEEDLFYPIVFVNEEMVAEGIPRLKTIYKELDKHGVGLQD; from the coding sequence ATGGGAAAGACGAAAGTTGTGATTACCATATATGGTGCAGAGCAAATCTGCGCGAGCTGTGTCGGTGCGCCAGGTTCAAAAGATACCTATGAATGGCTTCAAGCTGCCATTGGACGAAAGTATGATGACGATGTAATCGAATATGAATATGTTGATATTGATCATCCTCCAAACGAAGAGAAACATCAACAATTTGTGGCACGGATTGTGGAAGAAGACTTATTTTATCCAATCGTATTTGTGAATGAAGAAATGGTTGCAGAGGGAATACCACGATTGAAAACGATCTACAAAGAGCTAGATAAACATGGTGTTGGGTTGCAGGATTAA
- a CDS encoding NifU family protein, translating into MEEQVQEVITKLRPFLLRDGGDVELVDVDDDGIVLIRLMGACGNCPSSTITLKAGIERALMSEVPGVKEIEQVF; encoded by the coding sequence ATGGAAGAACAAGTACAAGAGGTAATCACCAAGCTTCGTCCATTCTTACTGCGTGATGGTGGGGATGTAGAATTAGTTGATGTTGATGATGATGGCATTGTTCTTATTCGTCTCATGGGTGCCTGTGGTAATTGCCCAAGTTCTACAATTACGTTAAAAGCTGGAATTGAGCGTGCACTAATGTCTGAAGTACCTGGCGTTAAGGAAATCGAACAAGTATTTTAA
- a CDS encoding 2-hydroxyacid dehydrogenase — MTKPYIYITRKIPDAIIHPYADQFDFKMWEKADEPVPRDILLKEVERADGLLCMLSDNIDEALLNVANQMKVVANLAVGYDNIDVAAAKDRGITVTNTPDVLTETTADLTFALLMATARRIVEADSYIKKDLWKNWAPYLLAGSDIHHKTIGIVGMGRIGEAVARRAKGFGMSILYHNRSRHYETEKELQATYADFNELLTVSDFVLSLVPLTKETEQIFDRYAFEQMKSSAIFINASRGATVDEDALFEALQTNQIQAAGLDVYTEEPIQANHSLVQLDNTVCLPHIGSSTGETRSAMLNLCLDNIAAVFSGNAPKTPV; from the coding sequence ATGACGAAGCCATACATTTATATTACGAGAAAAATCCCAGATGCAATCATCCATCCATATGCAGACCAATTTGATTTTAAAATGTGGGAAAAAGCAGATGAACCAGTACCAAGGGATATTTTGCTAAAAGAAGTCGAACGTGCAGATGGTTTGTTGTGCATGTTAAGCGATAACATTGATGAAGCGCTTTTGAATGTTGCAAACCAAATGAAAGTTGTTGCAAACTTGGCAGTTGGTTACGACAATATTGATGTGGCAGCAGCCAAAGACCGCGGTATCACTGTGACGAATACACCGGATGTGTTAACGGAAACAACTGCCGACTTAACATTTGCTTTATTGATGGCGACTGCAAGACGTATCGTGGAGGCAGACAGCTATATTAAAAAAGATTTATGGAAAAATTGGGCACCTTATTTACTTGCAGGATCTGATATTCATCATAAAACAATCGGAATCGTCGGGATGGGAAGAATTGGTGAAGCAGTTGCCAGACGTGCGAAGGGTTTTGGCATGTCGATATTATATCATAATCGTTCACGGCATTATGAAACGGAAAAAGAGCTGCAGGCAACCTATGCTGATTTCAACGAACTGTTGACGGTATCTGATTTTGTTCTTTCCCTCGTGCCATTGACGAAGGAAACAGAACAAATATTTGACCGCTACGCATTTGAGCAAATGAAATCATCCGCTATTTTCATTAATGCATCACGTGGTGCTACGGTTGATGAAGACGCGTTATTTGAGGCATTACAGACAAATCAGATACAAGCAGCTGGGCTTGATGTCTATACAGAAGAACCGATCCAAGCAAATCATTCCCTCGTTCAATTGGATAATACTGTATGTCTACCACATATCGGTTCATCTACAGGAGAAACCCGATCAGCGATGCTAAATCTGTGCCTGGATAATATTGCAGCAGTTTTTTCTGGAAATGCTCCGAAGACGCCTGTGTAA
- a CDS encoding TIGR04104 family putative zinc finger protein gives MPTCENCGHIRTWKQMLKTSFTLDPAMICPDCGEKQYETPKSRIRNSLLTFIVLSPLLISIFFDITPILLLSLFPVLFCVVTLLYPFL, from the coding sequence ATGCCAACTTGTGAAAACTGTGGCCATATTCGGACCTGGAAGCAAATGTTGAAAACGTCTTTCACGCTGGATCCGGCAATGATATGTCCTGATTGCGGGGAAAAACAATATGAAACACCTAAATCAAGAATCAGAAACAGTTTATTAACTTTTATCGTCTTGTCACCGCTCCTTATCAGCATCTTTTTTGATATTACTCCCATACTCCTGCTTAGTTTGTTTCCTGTTTTGTTCTGTGTCGTTACATTACTTTATCCTTTTTTATAA
- a CDS encoding TIGR04104 family putative zinc finger protein, translating into MPTCQNCHHKWSWKQTFKKSFTLGGGMTCPYCEEKQYITPRTRTRSTIITFIIIALFMLSNLFFGPSYIFFFVIISVLPLFLVTYPFFIELSNKEEPLW; encoded by the coding sequence ATGCCAACCTGTCAGAATTGTCATCATAAATGGAGTTGGAAACAAACCTTTAAGAAATCTTTTACACTAGGTGGTGGGATGACGTGTCCCTATTGTGAGGAAAAACAATATATTACTCCGCGTACAAGAACAAGAAGTACAATAATTACTTTTATCATAATCGCATTATTCATGCTTAGTAATCTTTTCTTTGGACCTTCATACATTTTTTTCTTTGTTATAATAAGTGTATTACCACTTTTTCTCGTGACGTATCCTTTTTTTATTGAACTATCTAATAAAGAAGAACCGCTTTGGTGA